A genomic region of [Eubacterium] eligens ATCC 27750 contains the following coding sequences:
- a CDS encoding GntP family permease, translating to MTGVALIIAFVLAIIVMIVAISKFKVHPFLAIMAVSLILAMMAGIPFVDTVKPDGTKVSGIPTVIGAGFSGTFSSIGIVIILGALIGSVLEKTGAALKLADMVIKVVGKKRPELAIELMGWVVSIPVFCDSGFVILNPIRKALVKRTAVSSVAMTVALSAGLYISHVFIPPTPGPIAAANTLGVGDNLLLVMGLGVVCSIFPLIAGLVYAKFIGKRVKSADEVTDNGEVTKTYEELVAEYGKLPNGFNALAPILVPIILMALGSISSMAGWTGVLDIACQFLGKPIIALAVGTIFGVIQLATAHKMSDFYNITNETLKTVGPILFVTAAGGVLGKVISSSSMVAFITQHAEVLSAVGIFFPFLLAAILKTAQGSSTVAITTTAGIIAPLLGALGLASPVKTVLCVMAIGAGAMTVSHANDSYFWVVTNFGDMDPEQGYKTQTVCTLIMGIAAMVEIFILSLIL from the coding sequence ATGACAGGAGTAGCATTGATAATTGCATTTGTGTTGGCTATCATTGTGATGATAGTTGCAATCTCTAAGTTTAAGGTTCATCCTTTCTTAGCAATTATGGCGGTATCACTTATTCTTGCAATGATGGCAGGAATTCCATTTGTTGATACTGTAAAACCAGACGGAACAAAGGTGTCTGGAATTCCAACAGTTATAGGAGCTGGATTCTCAGGTACATTCAGTAGCATCGGTATTGTTATTATATTAGGTGCATTGATTGGCTCGGTACTTGAAAAAACAGGAGCAGCATTGAAGCTGGCAGATATGGTAATTAAGGTAGTAGGAAAGAAAAGACCAGAACTTGCAATAGAGCTTATGGGCTGGGTTGTTTCAATTCCTGTGTTTTGTGACAGTGGTTTTGTAATTCTTAATCCAATAAGAAAAGCACTTGTAAAAAGAACAGCAGTTTCAAGTGTAGCAATGACAGTAGCACTTTCAGCAGGACTTTATATTTCTCATGTTTTTATTCCGCCAACACCTGGTCCGATAGCAGCTGCTAATACACTTGGAGTGGGAGATAATCTTTTACTTGTAATGGGACTTGGTGTTGTATGTTCAATATTTCCTCTTATAGCAGGTCTTGTATATGCTAAGTTTATTGGAAAGAGAGTAAAGAGTGCTGATGAAGTAACAGACAATGGAGAGGTTACCAAGACATATGAAGAATTAGTTGCAGAGTATGGAAAGCTTCCTAATGGATTTAATGCATTAGCTCCAATTCTTGTACCAATCATTCTTATGGCACTTGGTTCAATTTCATCAATGGCTGGCTGGACTGGCGTACTTGACATAGCATGCCAGTTCCTTGGAAAACCAATTATAGCTCTTGCTGTTGGTACAATATTTGGAGTAATCCAGCTTGCAACGGCACATAAGATGTCCGATTTTTACAATATTACCAATGAGACATTAAAGACAGTTGGTCCTATACTTTTTGTAACAGCAGCTGGTGGCGTATTAGGAAAGGTTATTTCATCAAGCTCAATGGTTGCATTTATTACACAGCATGCAGAAGTGCTTTCAGCAGTTGGAATATTCTTCCCATTCCTTCTTGCAGCAATATTAAAGACAGCACAGGGTTCTTCGACGGTTGCAATTACAACTACAGCAGGTATCATTGCTCCACTGCTTGGAGCACTTGGACTTGCTTCACCTGTTAAGACAGTGCTTTGTGTAATGGCTATAGGCGCTGGTGCCATGACAGTATCACATGCTAACGACTCATACTTCTGGGTAGTTACTAATTTTGGTGACATGGATCCTGAACAGGGATATAAGACACAGACAGTGTGCACATTAATAATGGGTATTGCAGCAATGGTTGAAATATTTATTCTTTCATTAATTTTATAA